The Brevibacillus brevis genome contains a region encoding:
- a CDS encoding metal ABC transporter ATP-binding protein: protein MDSAIAVRDLHVSYFGNEVVRDVSFNVELGSMVGIIGPNGAGKSTLIKALLELIPRDKGNVRIFGKETNEFRKKIAYVPQRSMIDWTFPITVMDTVLIGTYPSVGLFKFPKKKEKAWALECLRRVGLEDFRDRQIGELSGGQQQRVFLARALAQKPELLLLDEPFVGIDVASEDTIIRILKELQLQDKTIVVVHHDLSKANAYFDQLLLMNKELIKFGTVDEVLNREVMSKAYAYQLQFLEKTEVLA, encoded by the coding sequence ATGGATTCTGCTATCGCAGTAAGGGATCTGCATGTCTCTTACTTTGGGAACGAAGTTGTTCGGGATGTCTCATTTAACGTTGAGCTAGGGAGCATGGTTGGAATCATCGGTCCAAACGGGGCAGGGAAGTCAACCCTGATCAAGGCTCTCTTGGAACTCATTCCGAGAGATAAGGGGAATGTGCGGATTTTTGGTAAAGAGACAAATGAATTCCGGAAGAAAATCGCCTATGTACCACAGCGGAGCATGATTGATTGGACGTTTCCGATCACCGTCATGGATACAGTGCTGATCGGGACATATCCAAGTGTCGGACTGTTCAAATTTCCGAAGAAAAAGGAAAAAGCGTGGGCGCTGGAATGCCTGAGAAGAGTAGGACTGGAGGATTTCCGCGACAGGCAGATTGGGGAGCTATCCGGCGGGCAGCAACAGCGTGTCTTCTTGGCAAGGGCACTTGCGCAAAAACCGGAGCTGCTGCTTCTGGACGAGCCGTTTGTGGGGATTGATGTGGCGAGCGAGGACACAATCATTCGCATCTTGAAAGAGCTGCAGCTTCAGGACAAAACGATTGTCGTCGTCCATCATGACTTGTCGAAAGCGAATGCGTATTTTGATCAGCTTCTACTGATGAACAAAGAATTGATCAAGTTCGGTACGGTCGATGAAGTACTGAATCGAGAAGTCATGTCGAAAGCATACGCCTATCAGCTCCAATTTCTCGAAAAGACCGAGGTGCTTGCATAA
- a CDS encoding PadR family transcriptional regulator encodes MKINKELLKGSTVILILTMLDRKEMYGYEIAKAIEKESNGLFTLKEGTLYPILHALEAERYVEAYWDEKDGRKRKYYRITAEGRGQLKEKKLEWNTFRDGIDRVLGEGRA; translated from the coding sequence ATGAAAATCAATAAGGAGCTTTTAAAAGGCAGTACCGTGATCCTGATCTTGACGATGCTGGATCGAAAGGAAATGTACGGGTACGAGATCGCGAAAGCCATTGAGAAGGAGTCAAATGGTCTGTTTACGCTGAAAGAAGGGACGTTGTATCCGATCCTGCATGCGCTCGAAGCGGAGCGTTATGTGGAAGCGTATTGGGATGAGAAGGATGGGAGGAAGCGTAAATACTATCGGATTACGGCAGAAGGTCGCGGGCAATTGAAGGAGAAAAAGCTCGAGTGGAATACGTTTCGCGATGGGATTGATCGGGTGCTGGGAGAGGGAAGAGCATGA
- a CDS encoding VOC family protein — MALQSKQIFVNLPVKDLNKSIDFFTAIGYEFNPQFTDQNAACLVIGENIFAMLLVEEFFQTFTKKELTDATRSTEVIVALSADSKEQVDEIVNKALAAGATPSNDPVDHGFMYSWSFQDLDGHLWEFLYMDQGAVPQE; from the coding sequence ATGGCATTGCAATCCAAACAAATTTTCGTCAATTTACCGGTGAAGGACCTCAACAAATCGATCGACTTCTTTACGGCGATCGGCTATGAATTCAACCCGCAATTTACGGATCAAAATGCAGCATGCCTGGTGATCGGGGAAAACATTTTTGCCATGCTGCTCGTCGAAGAGTTTTTCCAAACGTTTACGAAAAAAGAGCTGACAGATGCAACGAGAAGCACCGAAGTGATTGTCGCGTTGTCGGCGGACAGCAAAGAGCAGGTCGATGAGATTGTAAACAAAGCATTAGCTGCGGGCGCAACTCCATCGAATGACCCGGTTGACCACGGCTTCATGTACAGCTGGAGCTTTCAAGACTTGGATGGCCATCTGTGGGAGTTCTTGTATATGGATCAAGGCGCTGTTCCACAGGAATAA
- a CDS encoding metal ABC transporter permease: MDFLMAIGQYEFLQKALFTSVVVGLICGVIGSFIILRGMSLMGDAISHAVLPGVALSYAFGINFFVGAVLTGVLTAVGIGYVSQNSRIKNDTAIGILFTSAFAIGIIMVTMLKSSTDLYHILFGNVLAVRSSDMWVTVGIGVVVIVTVYAFFKELLLTSFDPTIAAAYGLRNNLIHYLLMTLLTMVTVASLQTVGIVLVVAMLITPAATAYLLTDRLSIMIFLAGGFGMLSSVIGLYFSFTYNLASGATIVVVATVLFFLAFLFSRKHGVVWKSIRARQKRVELSK, from the coding sequence ATGGATTTCTTGATGGCAATTGGACAGTATGAATTTTTGCAAAAAGCATTGTTTACATCTGTAGTGGTTGGATTAATCTGCGGCGTTATAGGTAGCTTTATCATCTTGCGGGGAATGTCCTTGATGGGGGATGCCATCTCACATGCTGTTTTGCCTGGGGTGGCCCTCTCCTATGCATTTGGAATCAATTTCTTTGTGGGTGCTGTTTTAACGGGTGTGCTCACCGCTGTTGGAATTGGCTACGTGAGCCAAAATAGCCGCATCAAGAACGACACGGCGATTGGGATATTGTTCACATCCGCCTTTGCGATCGGGATCATCATGGTTACGATGCTGAAAAGCAGTACCGATTTGTATCACATTTTGTTCGGGAATGTATTGGCTGTGCGTTCGTCAGACATGTGGGTGACGGTTGGCATCGGGGTCGTCGTCATCGTGACAGTCTACGCTTTTTTCAAAGAACTGTTACTGACTTCGTTCGATCCAACCATTGCTGCTGCTTACGGCTTGCGTAACAACCTCATTCATTACTTGCTGATGACCTTGCTGACGATGGTAACTGTCGCTTCCTTGCAGACTGTCGGAATCGTGTTAGTCGTCGCCATGCTGATTACACCGGCTGCTACCGCCTATCTTTTGACCGACCGCTTGTCGATCATGATCTTTTTGGCTGGCGGTTTTGGGATGCTGTCTTCGGTTATCGGCCTTTATTTTAGCTTTACCTATAATTTGGCCTCTGGTGCCACGATTGTCGTGGTTGCAACCGTGCTATTCTTCCTGGCCTTTCTCTTCTCCCGAAAACACGGGGTGGTATGGAAATCAATCCGAGCCCGGCAAAAACGAGTCGAGCTCTCAAAGTAA
- a CDS encoding GyrI-like domain-containing protein, translating to MQIYPDKADFDAAVDPFTTLIGVEVSSLADIPEGMVSHTIPEGTFAKVTHKGPETNLGETYGFLYGSWLCESGYEYAGFDFEYWDERYKPEQEDNGIDIYVPLFK from the coding sequence ATCCAAATCTATCCTGACAAAGCTGACTTCGATGCGGCGGTAGATCCATTTACCACCCTAATTGGCGTCGAAGTTTCCAGCCTCGCCGATATTCCTGAAGGGATGGTCAGTCACACGATTCCCGAGGGGACATTTGCAAAAGTAACACACAAGGGACCTGAGACAAACTTGGGCGAGACGTATGGCTTTCTTTACGGGTCCTGGCTCTGCGAATCGGGATATGAGTATGCCGGGTTTGATTTTGAGTATTGGGACGAGCGCTACAAGCCAGAGCAAGAAGACAATGGAATTGATATTTACGTTCCGCTTTTCAAATAA
- a CDS encoding YebC/PmpR family DNA-binding transcriptional regulator, whose translation MGRKWNNIKEKKASKDASTSRIYAKFGKEIYVAAKQGEPDPESNRALKVVLERAKTYSVPKAIIDRAIDKAKGGSDETFSELRYEGFGPNGSMIIVDALTNNVNRTAPEVRAAFNKNGGNMGVSGSVAYMFDPTAVFGLEGKTSDEVLEILMEADVDVRDILEEDGAVIVYADAEQFHAVQEALKNGGVAEFTVAELTMLPQNEVTLTEDVQAQFEKLIDALEDLDDVQQVYHNVDLGE comes from the coding sequence ATGGGTCGTAAGTGGAACAATATTAAAGAGAAGAAAGCTTCTAAAGACGCGAGCACCAGTCGTATTTACGCGAAGTTCGGGAAGGAAATATATGTAGCGGCAAAGCAAGGCGAGCCGGACCCAGAGTCCAACCGTGCTCTGAAGGTCGTCCTGGAGCGTGCCAAAACGTACAGCGTACCGAAAGCGATTATCGACCGCGCGATTGATAAAGCAAAGGGCGGCTCTGATGAAACGTTTAGCGAGCTGCGCTATGAAGGCTTCGGGCCAAACGGTTCCATGATCATCGTGGATGCACTGACCAACAACGTAAACCGCACAGCTCCTGAAGTGCGTGCTGCTTTCAACAAAAATGGCGGTAACATGGGCGTATCCGGTTCTGTTGCTTATATGTTTGACCCAACAGCGGTATTTGGCTTGGAAGGCAAAACTTCTGATGAAGTGTTGGAAATCTTGATGGAAGCGGACGTAGATGTGCGCGACATTTTGGAAGAAGACGGTGCTGTCATTGTTTACGCAGATGCAGAACAGTTCCACGCTGTACAAGAAGCACTCAAAAACGGTGGCGTCGCAGAGTTTACCGTAGCTGAACTGACCATGCTGCCACAAAACGAAGTAACGCTGACAGAAGATGTACAAGCTCAATTCGAAAAGCTGATCGATGCTTTGGAAGACTTGGATGATGTGCAGCAGGTGTACCATAACGTTGATTTAGGTGAATAA
- a CDS encoding ABC transporter ATP-binding protein, translating into MRFYNKYIKKYGVVAGISMFFLALEAVCDLLQPTILSHIIDTGVAKRDMDYVLKTGGLMLLVTALGAVAASIRNVLATYVSQNFGAQLRADLFSKVQSLSFENLNKFDRASLVTRLTNDVNQVQMFVNGMMRIFVKAPLMCIGGLFMATQLNVDLAVILAIVVPIVGLFIFLNMKIGFPFFLKVQQALDRVNSAMREYLSGVRVVKAFNRFDFERGKFTRANEELQSKSVSATRVMSIFSPAIMLTMNLGIVAVLWLGGLGVEQGSIEVGHIIAFTNYMTQILFSLMMISMVFNMFVRAKASGGRIGEVFAEENQMSWKEEQPHELPGKKGRIDFEQVSFSYDGESGQPVLKQISFTCLPGETVGIIGSTGSGKSSLVGLIPRFYDVTEGTIRVDGMDVRDIEPKRLREKMAIVPQKTMLFTGTVMENIRWGKAEATHEEVEHAARMAQAHEFISATPEGYETRVGQGGVNFSGGQKQRISIARALVKKPEILILDDSTSAVDVATEGKIKDALRAYAAGLTCILIAQRITSVMDADKIIVLDNGEVAGIGTHEELMTSCHVYQEIFQSQIGREVK; encoded by the coding sequence ATGCGCTTCTACAATAAATACATAAAAAAATACGGCGTAGTCGCCGGGATTTCCATGTTTTTCTTAGCGTTGGAGGCGGTATGTGATCTTTTGCAGCCGACGATCCTGTCGCACATTATCGATACGGGTGTAGCAAAACGGGATATGGATTACGTACTCAAGACAGGCGGGCTGATGCTGCTCGTAACGGCACTCGGGGCTGTTGCGGCATCCATCCGCAATGTGCTAGCCACATACGTCTCGCAAAACTTCGGTGCACAGCTGCGCGCAGATTTGTTTTCAAAGGTGCAGTCCTTATCCTTTGAAAACTTGAACAAGTTCGACAGAGCCTCTCTCGTGACACGTCTGACCAATGACGTCAATCAGGTGCAGATGTTTGTAAACGGCATGATGCGAATATTCGTCAAGGCACCGTTGATGTGCATTGGCGGGTTGTTTATGGCAACCCAATTGAACGTGGATTTGGCTGTGATTCTCGCAATTGTCGTGCCTATTGTGGGGCTGTTTATTTTCTTGAATATGAAAATCGGTTTCCCGTTCTTCCTGAAGGTACAGCAAGCACTCGACAGGGTGAACAGTGCAATGCGTGAGTATTTATCTGGCGTACGAGTCGTTAAGGCATTCAATCGCTTTGATTTTGAGCGTGGCAAGTTTACACGGGCAAACGAGGAGCTGCAATCCAAATCGGTATCGGCTACGCGGGTAATGTCTATCTTCAGTCCAGCGATCATGCTGACGATGAACCTCGGAATTGTCGCGGTCCTCTGGCTTGGGGGGCTTGGCGTAGAACAAGGAAGCATCGAAGTCGGACATATCATCGCGTTTACGAACTACATGACGCAAATTCTGTTTTCACTCATGATGATTTCCATGGTATTTAACATGTTTGTGCGGGCCAAAGCATCGGGGGGACGCATCGGAGAAGTATTTGCTGAAGAAAACCAAATGAGCTGGAAAGAGGAACAACCTCACGAGCTTCCGGGCAAAAAGGGACGCATCGACTTCGAGCAGGTCAGCTTCTCGTATGACGGAGAGAGCGGTCAGCCGGTACTCAAGCAGATTTCGTTTACTTGTCTGCCTGGGGAGACTGTCGGGATTATCGGGTCGACAGGCTCTGGAAAAAGCAGTTTGGTTGGCTTGATTCCAAGGTTTTATGATGTAACGGAAGGCACGATTCGGGTAGATGGCATGGATGTACGAGACATCGAACCGAAGCGATTGCGTGAAAAAATGGCGATCGTGCCGCAAAAAACAATGTTGTTTACAGGTACGGTGATGGAAAACATTCGTTGGGGCAAGGCAGAGGCGACCCACGAGGAGGTCGAGCATGCGGCACGTATGGCGCAGGCTCACGAGTTCATCTCCGCCACTCCCGAAGGCTATGAGACACGCGTAGGGCAGGGTGGAGTGAACTTCTCTGGAGGACAGAAGCAGCGTATTTCCATCGCCAGAGCCTTGGTGAAAAAGCCGGAAATTCTCATTCTCGACGACAGTACAAGCGCGGTAGATGTGGCGACAGAAGGCAAGATTAAGGATGCGCTTCGAGCCTATGCGGCTGGCCTCACCTGCATTTTGATCGCACAGCGGATTACGTCTGTCATGGATGCAGATAAAATCATCGTGCTTGACAACGGGGAAGTCGCTGGTATTGGTACGCATGAAGAATTGATGACCTCTTGCCACGTGTATCAGGAAATCTTTCAGTCACAAATCGGCCGGGAGGTGAAGTAA
- a CDS encoding VOC family protein codes for MAQSLLKGMEGVFIPVTNPSASAKWYEEKLGCRPLFVEEEAVTMRISDESSTVICLVRVENHQPMTFPENQFGVGKYYNFLPADIEAAHQLLIERGVRVTPIDRFGSTKVLTFFDPDGNPLGMCQY; via the coding sequence ATGGCTCAATCACTGTTAAAAGGTATGGAAGGGGTTTTTATACCTGTGACGAACCCAAGTGCGTCTGCAAAATGGTATGAAGAAAAGCTTGGGTGCAGACCTTTGTTTGTGGAAGAGGAGGCGGTCACGATGCGGATTTCCGATGAATCAAGCACCGTAATCTGTCTCGTCCGCGTAGAGAACCATCAGCCTATGACATTTCCGGAAAATCAATTTGGTGTCGGCAAATACTATAATTTTCTTCCCGCTGACATTGAGGCAGCACATCAGCTGTTAATAGAGCGTGGAGTAAGGGTAACTCCGATTGATAGATTTGGGTCTACGAAGGTGCTGACGTTTTTTGACCCAGATGGGAATCCGCTCGGGATGTGCCAGTATTGA
- a CDS encoding FtsW/RodA/SpoVE family cell cycle protein: MKQTNTHPLIADYLDQVCRHVRATEMHRRIRDELESHLLDLMDEQMDEGLGEEEAVRQAILQMGDSAAVGKQLHRIYKPKVEWRLLAYVMAFLAVGLFTMYGMQVSFIEFKLDRYWFYALFGIGVMLAVSFTDYRKLLPYSLYLYVLTVVVFLIVLVQDYTINGISYLHISRSITIDFVAMSTYFFLISVAGMILTRTWRFRGTASKLIVFVLLPASLFLIAGSHKNLMLYLFGFVILMMYAKTARKEKLFLVTASAVAGIAAFLLDSFPLERFLLGWMQPTKDPLGWGYYYLELMEVLRTAGLWGKGFQAPLPKMPYLDSDFKFTYLIYRYGWFGGIIILLAVTLFMMRLARVVKEVDEPYGKHLIVSIVPLFSVYFFWPLLMSTGLLPIVTLGIPFLSFTNIGTALAHFTALGLILSVHRHKNSIGKPHTFVAK; this comes from the coding sequence ATGAAGCAGACAAATACACACCCATTGATTGCAGACTATCTCGATCAAGTATGTCGCCATGTACGGGCAACGGAAATGCATCGCAGAATTCGGGATGAGCTGGAAAGTCACCTTCTAGATTTGATGGATGAGCAGATGGACGAGGGGTTGGGAGAGGAAGAAGCGGTAAGGCAAGCCATTTTGCAAATGGGGGATTCTGCTGCGGTTGGGAAGCAGCTGCATCGGATTTATAAGCCCAAAGTGGAGTGGAGGCTTCTGGCGTATGTGATGGCTTTCCTGGCTGTTGGGCTGTTTACGATGTATGGCATGCAGGTCAGTTTTATCGAGTTTAAACTGGACAGATACTGGTTCTATGCCTTATTTGGTATCGGGGTGATGCTCGCTGTTAGCTTCACGGATTATCGGAAGCTTTTGCCGTACTCGTTGTATTTGTACGTGCTGACTGTCGTAGTGTTTTTGATTGTTCTTGTGCAAGATTATACAATAAATGGAATATCATATTTGCACATAAGTCGTTCCATTACGATTGATTTTGTGGCCATGTCCACGTATTTTTTTCTCATAAGTGTTGCGGGCATGATTCTTACCAGGACATGGCGATTCCGGGGGACAGCTTCCAAGCTGATTGTATTTGTTTTGTTGCCCGCTAGCCTCTTTCTTATAGCTGGATCGCACAAGAATCTTATGCTTTATCTATTTGGATTCGTGATACTCATGATGTATGCAAAAACTGCTCGAAAAGAAAAACTCTTCTTGGTGACTGCGTCTGCTGTTGCTGGTATTGCTGCTTTTTTGTTGGACAGCTTCCCTTTAGAACGTTTCTTACTTGGGTGGATGCAACCGACCAAAGATCCGCTTGGATGGGGATATTATTATCTGGAGTTGATGGAAGTGCTCCGCACGGCGGGTTTATGGGGCAAGGGCTTTCAAGCTCCTTTACCGAAAATGCCTTATTTAGACTCCGATTTCAAGTTCACCTATTTAATCTATAGGTATGGCTGGTTTGGGGGCATCATCATCTTGTTAGCCGTTACCCTGTTTATGATGAGACTGGCTCGGGTTGTCAAGGAAGTGGACGAGCCGTATGGCAAGCATCTCATAGTCAGTATCGTTCCTTTATTCTCCGTGTACTTCTTCTGGCCACTGCTGATGTCAACAGGGCTGCTGCCAATCGTGACACTTGGGATTCCATTTCTCAGCTTTACTAATATAGGGACTGCCTTGGCTCATTTTACTGCCCTCGGTCTCATTCTGAGTGTCCATCGTCATAAGAACTCGATCGGAAAGCCACATACCTTCGTGGCAAAATAG
- a CDS encoding metal ABC transporter substrate-binding protein, which translates to MKKWNLFFVFLISTALMAACGAPQSTNEPTKSDSDKLQVVTTYSILYDIVKNIGGDRVEIHSLAPIGSNPHEYDPLPADVQKTTDADAVFYNGLNLEAGNSWFNNLMNTAGKSGPDAPVFRLSEGVAAKHLTTKGKESEEDPHAWLDVRNGIKYAENAKNALIKVDPAHKETYEQNAKKYIEQLTALHEEAVKQYSQIPKEQRVLVTSEGAFKYFSEAYDFEAAYIWEINSENQGTPEQVTQVVDTIRAKKIPALFVETSIDPRSMEMVSNETGVPIVGKVFTDSLGKPGEDGDTYIKMMEWNIKTIYEGLTKK; encoded by the coding sequence ATGAAGAAGTGGAATCTGTTTTTCGTTTTTCTTATATCAACCGCATTGATGGCAGCGTGTGGTGCTCCGCAAAGTACGAACGAGCCCACGAAATCAGATAGTGACAAGCTGCAGGTCGTGACCACGTATTCCATCCTGTATGACATCGTGAAAAACATTGGGGGAGATCGGGTAGAGATCCATAGTCTCGCTCCGATTGGCTCCAATCCTCATGAATATGATCCACTGCCTGCTGACGTGCAAAAAACGACGGATGCAGACGCTGTTTTCTACAACGGCTTGAATCTGGAGGCGGGTAACTCTTGGTTCAATAATCTCATGAATACAGCGGGCAAATCAGGTCCGGATGCACCCGTGTTCCGACTCAGTGAGGGTGTAGCGGCCAAACACTTGACGACCAAAGGCAAAGAGAGTGAAGAAGATCCGCACGCTTGGTTGGATGTACGCAATGGAATCAAGTATGCGGAGAATGCAAAAAATGCCCTGATCAAGGTGGACCCAGCCCACAAGGAAACGTATGAGCAAAACGCCAAGAAATACATCGAACAGCTGACTGCTCTGCACGAGGAAGCGGTTAAGCAATATAGCCAGATTCCAAAGGAACAGCGTGTGCTCGTGACGAGCGAAGGAGCGTTCAAATATTTCAGCGAAGCCTACGATTTTGAAGCCGCATACATTTGGGAAATCAACTCGGAGAACCAAGGAACACCAGAGCAGGTCACGCAGGTGGTTGATACGATCCGTGCCAAAAAAATCCCGGCTCTGTTCGTAGAGACGAGTATTGATCCGCGCAGCATGGAGATGGTATCGAATGAAACGGGTGTACCGATTGTCGGGAAAGTATTTACGGACTCTCTCGGAAAGCCGGGTGAAGATGGCGATACGTACATCAAAATGATGGAATGGAATATCAAGACGATTTACGAAGGATTGACCAAGAAATAA
- a CDS encoding ABC transporter substrate-binding protein, whose protein sequence is MYKRLLAIPIAALLLVLTACGNGGQTGDSAASKPTRSIHYLGNTYTIPARTKDIVFVGFPASYEDSFLLGIPPVAATTDKNGKFPAEYQAMIRNAKPLPYHIADNLGELVALDPDVIMTTDKTSKEDLAKLQTTASVIPVSTNGAHWQENLRLLADVRGKDANLDTFVGKVKQNAQELRDKLAPLPEKEVLTLWFQEGSFYAYPKDERYNYLLYTDLALPVPDVVANIQERTALSMDALAKEDPNYLFVMVNKEDQPAFKQLQEQPAWKNLRAVKADQMYMNAVEPGLAGGTAYSNQSFLNAIRKQMLKMSE, encoded by the coding sequence ATGTATAAACGGCTACTAGCTATCCCGATTGCCGCTTTGCTCCTCGTCCTGACAGCCTGCGGCAATGGTGGACAAACGGGCGATTCAGCGGCATCGAAACCGACCAGATCGATCCATTACTTGGGCAACACTTATACCATTCCGGCCAGAACCAAAGATATTGTTTTCGTAGGCTTCCCTGCTTCGTATGAAGATTCTTTCTTGCTGGGAATCCCGCCCGTCGCAGCTACGACGGATAAAAACGGAAAGTTTCCTGCGGAATATCAAGCCATGATCAGAAATGCCAAGCCTCTCCCTTATCATATTGCAGATAACCTAGGTGAGCTGGTTGCCCTCGATCCTGACGTCATCATGACAACCGACAAGACCTCCAAGGAAGACTTGGCCAAATTGCAAACCACTGCCTCTGTCATTCCCGTCTCTACGAACGGAGCTCATTGGCAAGAAAACTTGCGTCTGCTCGCTGATGTTCGTGGAAAAGATGCCAATTTAGATACTTTCGTAGGTAAAGTGAAGCAAAACGCACAGGAACTCCGCGACAAGCTCGCCCCACTTCCAGAAAAGGAAGTACTGACGCTGTGGTTCCAGGAAGGCTCCTTCTACGCCTATCCAAAGGACGAACGGTACAATTACCTGTTATATACGGACTTGGCCCTGCCTGTCCCAGATGTCGTCGCGAATATCCAGGAGCGTACCGCACTCTCTATGGATGCTTTGGCAAAAGAAGATCCCAACTACTTGTTTGTGATGGTCAACAAAGAAGACCAGCCCGCTTTTAAGCAGTTGCAAGAGCAGCCTGCATGGAAAAATCTTCGCGCAGTCAAAGCGGATCAAATGTACATGAATGCAGTTGAACCAGGATTGGCTGGTGGCACGGCCTACAGCAACCAATCGTTTTTAAATGCGATTCGAAAACAGATGCTGAAGATGAGTGAATAA
- a CDS encoding RNA polymerase sigma factor, whose translation MYEEMKHQVMAIYERHYHDVYQFLLYFAGSQNDAEDLTQEVFLRVIRSLERFEERSDVKTWLFAIAKHTAMNYYRKRKWQKLLSGNWLSVVMPATEGNPAQEAESREDEQELITAIKGLPPHYRMVVILRGIKEYSVKETAEILDCSESNVKTTMHRALKLLHSKLSNTKKGELYSGLAK comes from the coding sequence TTGTATGAAGAAATGAAACATCAGGTCATGGCCATCTATGAGCGGCATTATCATGATGTGTATCAATTTTTGCTGTACTTTGCTGGCAGTCAGAATGATGCAGAAGATTTGACGCAGGAGGTTTTTTTGCGAGTAATTCGATCGCTTGAACGATTTGAAGAGCGATCTGACGTGAAGACATGGCTGTTTGCAATCGCGAAGCATACAGCGATGAATTACTATCGAAAACGCAAGTGGCAAAAGCTGTTGTCAGGGAACTGGCTGTCTGTTGTGATGCCAGCCACGGAAGGGAATCCTGCTCAGGAAGCAGAAAGCCGGGAGGACGAGCAGGAATTGATCACTGCGATCAAGGGATTGCCACCGCATTACCGCATGGTTGTCATTCTGCGTGGCATTAAAGAGTACAGCGTCAAAGAGACAGCCGAAATACTGGATTGTTCAGAATCAAACGTGAAAACGACGATGCACCGGGCACTGAAGCTGTTACATAGCAAACTGTCGAATACGAAGAAGGGGGAGTTGTACAGTGGATTGGCAAAATGA